The Candidatus Eremiobacterota bacterium nucleotide sequence TCCATACAGAATTTCATCCTGGGAAAATATAAGAACCGTTACCAGATGATCGATGTGAACGTATACCAGGAAAATATTTTTCATACCAAGATGCTGCTGAACCAGTTCGACCTGGACAACTACCTCTTCGGCACCACCAGGAAAGAGCTTGACAGGGAGGAAAGGAAAAGGATAAAGGCCAGGCTCAAGAAAGAGATGGTGGAGATATTCTACGGAACGAACATACCCAATGTGTGAGAGGCCCGCAGCGCTGCTGCGGCATAGACCCTGTGTTTCTGCCTTTTTATTCTTACAGTGAAGGGAAGGAAATATCTCATGAGCGGAATAGTCAGATATATAGTGTGGGGGCTTGGCGCAATGGCATGCTTTTTCATTTTTGCGGGGCTTGCAGCGGATCCGGCAGAGGCCGGGGCTCCGCCGCTCATTCCAAGGAGCCTTCTTTTCGGGAATCCCGCCAGAGCCGTTCCCAGGATCTCGCCCGACGGGACAAGACTTGCGTACCTTGCGCCCCACCAGGGAGTTCTCAATGTCTGGGTAAAGACCCTGGGGAAAACCGATGACGCCGTCGTGACGGGCGACAGGAAAAGGGGCATCCACGTATTCCTCTGGCAGGGCGACAGCGCCCACATTCTCTACATGCAGGACAATGACGGCGATGAAAACTACCACATCTTCCAGACCGAGCTTGCCACCAAAGCGACACGTGACCTCACGCCCTTCATGGGTATCAGGGCGGAGATTCTCGCTGTCGATCCCGCATTCCCCGATACCCTCCTTGTCCAGTGCAACATCCGCGACAGGCGCTACATGGATGTTTACAGGATTAACCTGAAGAACGGAGCCATGGAGCTTGATACGAAGAACCCCGGTGATGTTGCAGACTGGGTGCCCGACAACACGTTCACTGTGCGGGCTGCAGGGGCAAGCCTCCCCGACGGCGGCATGGAGATCCGCACAAGAAAAGACGGGCAATCGCCCTGGGAAGTCCTCATGAAATGGTCCGGTGATGATACCGGCGACGGCGTCGTTGCCTTCACTCCCGATAACAAGGGGGTGTATGTCCTCACAAGCCTCGGCGCTAACGCCATAAGACTGCTGGAAATTGATCTTGCCACGAAAGCCCGGAAGGTTATCGCCTCCGATCCCCAGTTCGACGTGGCCCGCATCCTCACCCATCCCAAAAACCACACCCTGCTGGCAGTGCAGATCCTCGGTGAGCGCGCCACCTGGAAAGCCATTGATCCCGGCGTTGCCGCCGATCTTGAGAACCTCAGGAAAGCCTGCGACGGCGACTTCCAGATCATCAGCAGGGATTATGCCAACTCCCGCTGGACCGTTGATTATACCATTGACAGCAAGCCTCCCTGCGCTTACGAGTATGACAGGAGCACGGGGAAGGCCGCCTTCCTTTTCAGTTATTATCCCGATCTCGACAAGTATGCCTTTTCCCCGATGAAGCCGATAAGCTTCAAAGCCCGCGACGGCATGCAGATCTATGGTTATCTCACCCTTCCCGCGGGCCTCCCCCACAAAAACCTCCCCCTCATCCTGAACGTCCATGGAGGGCCATGGTACCGCGACCGCTGGTGCTTCAACAGGGAGGTGCAGTGGTTCGCGAACAGGGGCTACGCGGTGCTCCAGATAAATTTCCGCGGCTCCACGGGCTACGGGAAGGCTTACCTGAACGCGGGAAACAGGGAATGGGCAGGGAAAATGCATGATGACCTTCTTGACGGGAAAAAGTGGGCTCTTGCCCAGGGCTTTGCGGATCCCAGGCGTGTTGCCATATACGGGGGAAGCTACGGAGGGTATGCCACGCTCGTGGGACTGGCCTTCACCCCCGACGAGTTTGCCTGCGGTGTGGACATGGTGGGCCCTTCCAATATCATCACCCTGATGAAAACACTTCCCCCTTACTGGGAGGCCGGAAAGGCCATTTTCACCAGGCGCGTGGGAAGCCTCGAAAAGGACGAGGAGTTCCTGAAGTCCCGCTCTCCTCTCTTCAAGGCGGGCCAGATTAAAGCGCCTCTCCTCATAGCCCAGGGCGCCAACGACCCCAGGGTGAAGCAGGCTGAAAGCGATCAGATAGTGGCGGCCATGAGGAAAAACGGCAAAGAGGTAGAGTATCTCCTCTTCCCCGACGAGGGCCACGGCTTCGCGCGGCCGGAAAACAACATGATATTCTATGCCGCCGCCGAGCAGTTCTTTGCAAAGCACCTGGGCGGCAGGGCCGAGCCGGTGAACGAAAAAGAGAAAGCCGACCACCTGAGGAAATAACTATAAGCGTCAAGAGAGGGCAGGGGAATTCTCCCGGCAAACAGGGATTGTCTGCGCTGAGATGCACCTATAGCGACAATCCCAATTGTTTGCTGAAGAGGAGAATGTCCCCTGCCCTCTTCGCATATGGCTTTGTAACTGCAAGTTTTCCTCGTCTTCATCTCCCCGGGAAAAATTCTCAAAGAATTTCCCGCCTCTCTGTCACTATTCGCTCGGCAATGTTTTACTAAGGTGAAAAGTTTTAGAATAGCTCTGCCGTACATGTGTCAGCGGAAGGTGCTACGATGAATAAGTAATGCATGGAGGTGCATTTTATTACGGTGTCAAAGATTATAAGGAAAATCAAACTCATCTTTTCAAATATCCTAGCAAGAATCCCCGCTTTTTTCCCGTAAAATACTGTGTTCGATCTGGAAGTGTTTTGTATGAAGGAGATCTGAAGACAGTTTTCTGATGGCTCACATGGTACCTGATTTGTTTTCACTGACATTCATGATGTCAGCAGAGCATAGTAAAATGCGGTTATGTAATGATCGTGAAAGTTTGTCGGACATGCAAAGTGATATTATGATTTGATCTGAAAATCTAACGCTTTGATTATTTGAGGCCGACGGAGGAGATGACGGTGACTAATTTCAGTTCTTATGATGTTTTCTTTAAGGCGGCAACCGGCACAGATCCTTGGCCATATCAAAAGAGAATGGGATGTCATCAAGAATATCCCACTGTTCTCAGTGTACCTACAGGTGCCGGGAAAACCGCTGCAGTCGTAATCTCCTGGCTTTGGCGCAGATTGTTTTCTGGTGACGAAAAGTTGAGAAAGCAGACTCCAATGCGCTTAATTTACTGTCTTCCCATGCGGGTGCTTGTAGAACAGACATTTAATGTAATCAAGGAATGGATTGAGAAATTGGACGTCCCTTTCAATATGAATTCGTGCAAGGGTGTTATTGTTGCCAAGCTTCTCGGCGGTGATAAGAGTGTTTATACCTTTTCAGCCGATTCATCGGGAGGTTCGAGCAAATCCGATAATGAGAATCTTTGGTCTCTTTATCCGGAATCTGATGCAATATTGGTGGGCACTCAGGACATGCTTCTTTCCCGTGCTTTGAACAGGGGATACGGAGCATCAAAATACCGCTGGCCGAAAGATTTCGCGTTACTCAATAACGACTGTTTATGGGTGATGGATGAGATACAGCTCATGGGAAGCGGCCTTTATACAACAACCCAGCTTCAGGCATTCAGGGATTCATTTGGAGTCTATGGAGGCAGTCATTCATTATGGATGAGTGCCACGCTGAGAGAAGAATGGCTCAGAACAGTGAATTACCAGACACAAAGCATGCATCGCGAAGAGCTTCTAGATGATGATCAAAAGAACCGCTTATTGAATAGCAGGATGAAGGCATACAAAACTCTGCGCAAGGCCTCTTCAACACTAGACGATAAGAATTATATTTCAAGCCTTGCCAAGGAGGTTTTGGAACGTCATTGTAACAATATGAAACAGAAAGCCTCTGAGCGATCTCCAAGCGAATCCAGAAACACAATCGTTGTCCTGAATACCGTTCGAAGAGCAAGGGATCTTTACCGTAAAATTAAGGAACAACAAGGAAAACCTGATTGTG carries:
- a CDS encoding S9 family peptidase encodes the protein MSGIVRYIVWGLGAMACFFIFAGLAADPAEAGAPPLIPRSLLFGNPARAVPRISPDGTRLAYLAPHQGVLNVWVKTLGKTDDAVVTGDRKRGIHVFLWQGDSAHILYMQDNDGDENYHIFQTELATKATRDLTPFMGIRAEILAVDPAFPDTLLVQCNIRDRRYMDVYRINLKNGAMELDTKNPGDVADWVPDNTFTVRAAGASLPDGGMEIRTRKDGQSPWEVLMKWSGDDTGDGVVAFTPDNKGVYVLTSLGANAIRLLEIDLATKARKVIASDPQFDVARILTHPKNHTLLAVQILGERATWKAIDPGVAADLENLRKACDGDFQIISRDYANSRWTVDYTIDSKPPCAYEYDRSTGKAAFLFSYYPDLDKYAFSPMKPISFKARDGMQIYGYLTLPAGLPHKNLPLILNVHGGPWYRDRWCFNREVQWFANRGYAVLQINFRGSTGYGKAYLNAGNREWAGKMHDDLLDGKKWALAQGFADPRRVAIYGGSYGGYATLVGLAFTPDEFACGVDMVGPSNIITLMKTLPPYWEAGKAIFTRRVGSLEKDEEFLKSRSPLFKAGQIKAPLLIAQGANDPRVKQAESDQIVAAMRKNGKEVEYLLFPDEGHGFARPENNMIFYAAAEQFFAKHLGGRAEPVNEKEKADHLRK